From the genome of Buchnera aphidicola (Drepanosiphum platanoidis):
ACACCAGTTTTTAAAAAAATTCTAGCAGAAGAACTTTTTCTTCGACCAGTTCCATAACTATATAAACTATTATTTTTGATATTATTCAAAATATTAACCTTTATATTAAAATTTTAAAAAAATAGGATTTTGTGCTTCATGTTTGTGAAAATTTCCAGAATATACTTTTAATTTTTTAAACATAGATCTACCTAAAGTATTTTTTGGCAACATACCTTTTATAGAATATTCTAAAATTTTTTTAGGATTTTTTTTAAAAAGTTCAAAATATTTTAAAGATTTTAATCCACCTGGATAACCAGTATTTCTATAATATATTTTTTTAAAATATTTATTTCCAGTTACTACAATTTTAGAAGCATTAATAATAATTATAAAATCTCCTGTATCTACATGAGGAGTATATGTTATTCTATGTTTACCCTTTAAATAACTAGCTACAAAACTTGATAATCGACCTAAAATTTTACCTGAAGCATTAATACAATACCACTTTTTTTTAATTATTTTTTTGTTTGACATAAAACTTTTCATAAAAAACTCACTTTTTTAAAGTATTAATTAATATTTTAATATATATGTAATAATTATAAAAAAATAAAAATTTTAAAAATATTTTACACTTTTTTATATTACTAACATCTAAAATATAAATGTAAAAAAATAATATTATTTTAATAAATATTATTATAATAAATAATTATTATAATAAACATAAATATTTTTTATTTTTTTACAAAAATAATTTAATATAAATTTTAAATTAACATATATTAAAATCTCCATTTAATTCAAAAAAATATAAATATAAACTAATTAAAATAAATATAAAAAAACAATTTTTTTAAAATTATAATTTTTATTTTATTTTAAAAAAATTATATATACACTATAAATTAATTATAGTCATTTTAATAACAAAAAAATTAAGTTATAAATATTGTAAATAATAATATAAATAAAAAATAAATAAAAATTTATTAAAATTAAAATATTAAACTTTTAAAAATAAAAAAAATTATTTGTCAACATTTTTATTTATATTTAAATTTAATAAAATTAAAAAATATACTAAATTAAACTTTTTTAAATATTTTATAATAATTATATTATAATAAATATTTTAAATATATTTTATATGTTTTATATTTATAAAAAGTAAAATTTTTTTACTAAAAAAATAAAAATATAAATAAAATATATATAAAAAAATATAAATTCTTTAAATATTATTAATTAATATTATATTTAAAATCATACTTAAAAAATAATAAAAAAAATATTTTTATTATTTTATAAAATATATAACTTACATTATTTACATTAAAATAAAAAAAAGAAAAAAATGAAAAATAAAAAAATACTAAAAAAATTAAGATTAATAATTAACTCTATTGACAAAAAAATATTACAATTAATTATTGATAGAAATATAGTTATAAAAAAAATAATTTTAGAAAAAAATAAAATAAATTACCCAATTAGAGATTTAGATAGAGAAAAAAAACTTATAAATAAAATTAAAAAAACAATAAAAAAAAATAAATTAGATGAAAAATATATTATTAAAATATTTAAATTACTAATAAAATATTCAATTTCACAACAAAAAAAATTTAATCATAAAAATAATAAATAAAAATTTGATAAATATGAAAAAAACTTTTTCTTTTTTAGGGCCTATTGGATCTTATTCATATTATGCTTTAAAAAAATATCTTTTTAAAAAAAATAATAAAAATAAAAAAAAAATAAATATAAAAGCATATTTTTCATTTTATAAAATTGTTAAATCAATTTTAAATTATAAATCTGATTATGCGATCTTACCAATTAAAAATAATTCTTCTGGAATTATTATAGAAACCCAAAAATTAATTAAAAAAAACAAATTAAAAATTATACATACTTTTAAAAAAAAAATTAAACATTGTATTCTGTCAACAAAAAAAAATATTTTATTATCAGATATAAAAATTTTATATAGTCATAAACAACCTATTTTACAATGTCAAAAATTTATTAAAAAAAAATTAAAAATTAAAAAATTTTTTTATACAAATAGTTCAACCATTGCTATGAAAACAATAAAAAAATTAAATTTAAAAAAAATAGCAGCAATAGGTAATAAAAAAGGAGGAAAAAAGTATCAATTACACTCTATACAAAATAATATTTCTGATAAAAAAAAAAATATTACAAAATTTGTAATAGTTTCTATTTAATAAAATCAAATAATAAAATTTTCTTATTAATTATAAAAAAATAAAAGTGAGAGAAATTTATAATGTTTCAACATTTAACTCAAGTACTTTCTCAAACAATTAAAAATATATCAAATAAAGGAAGAATTACGCATCAAGATATTAAACAAACTTTAAGAAAAATTAGAATTGCACTATTAGAATCTGATGTGTCATTAATAGTAATTAAAAAACTAATAAATAAAATTAAAAAAAAATGTATTGGAAATATAATTAATAATAGTTTAACTCCAGGTCAAGAATTTATTAAAATATTCAAAAATGAACTAATTAAAATTATTGGAAAAAATTATAAACCCTTAAATATTTCAAAATCTTCTTTATCAATTTTTTTAATTTTAGGGTTACAAGGATCTGGTAAAACTACGACCACAGCAAAATTAGCAAAATTTATTTTAGAAAATAATAAAAAAAAAAAAATTTTATTAACTTCTATTGATACATTTAGACCTGCAGCAATAAAACAATTAGAAATTTTATCAACAAAGATTTCTATAGATTTTTTTAAATTAAAACATATAAATAATCCTAAAAAAATTTTAAAAAGTTCAATAAAATATGCAAAAATCCATTCTTATGATTTATTAATTATCGATACTTCTGGAAGATTACATATTAATAAAAAATTAATGAAAGAAATTTCAGAAATATACAAAATTTCTAAACCTGATGAAACTTTATTAATTTTAGATTCTTTAATAGGTCAAGATTCTATTAATATAATTAAAAAATTTAATCAAACTATTCCTATTTCAGGTTCAATTTTAACTAAAGTAGATGGAAATTCTAGAATGGGAATAGCTTTATCTCTAACATATTTAACAAATATACCAATAAAATTTGTTGGTAATGGAGAAAAGTTAGAAAATATAGAAAAGTTTAAATCTCAAAGAATTGTATCCAAAATTTTAGGAATGGGAGATGTATTATCAATTATTGAATCTATCGAAAAAAAAGTAGATAAAAAATATTTAAAAAAATTAAACACGAAAATAAAAAAAACGAATAATTTTGATTTAAATGATTTTTTAAATCAAATCAATCAAATTAAAAAAATTGGAGGAATTAAAAACTTTATTAGTAAATTACCTTTACTATCAAATATTACTCAAAATAAAATGTATAATTTAAGTGAAAAACATTTAAAGCAAATGAAATCTATAATTTTTTCTATGACAGAAAATGAAAGAAAATATCCTAATATTATTAAAGGTTCAAGAAAAAAAAGAATAGCGTTAGGTTCTGGAAATACAATACAAAATGTCAATAAATTATTAAAACAATTTAAAGAAATAAAAAATTTAATGAAAAGAACAAAAAAAATTGGAATTTTAGGATTATTTAATAAAATTAAAAATTTAATTCCTAAATAAATATAAATGATAATCTTAAAAAAAAGAAAAAAATAATGATAAAAATTCGACTAGCAAGACATGGATCAAAAAAAAAACCATTTTATAAAATTATGGTAGCAGATCAAAGATATTCTAGAAATGGAAGATTTATAGAAAAAATTGGTTTTTTTGATCCATTTGTTAAAAATAAAAATAAAAAATTTTATATAAAAATAAAAAAAGTTGAAAAATGGATTAAAAAAGGAGCTCAATTATCTAAAAGAACAAAATTTATTTTAAAAAATTTTAAAAAAATAAATAATTTAATATAATAAAAAAAAATTATGAAAAATTTTTTAATAATAGGAAAATTAGGATCATCCCATGGAATATTAGGTTGGATAAAATGTTTTTCATATACTGAAAAAAAAAAAAATATTTTTTCATATAGACCTTGGTATATAAATAAAAAAAAAATTTATGTTAATAATTGGAAAAAAAAAAAAAATTTTTTTTTTATAAAAATAAAAAATATTAACACTAGAAACAAATCAGATAAATTAAAAAATTTTTTTATTTACATAAAAAAAAAAAAATTAAAAAAATTAAAAAAAAACGAATATTATTGGAATGAAATAATTAATTTTAAAGTTTTAGATAAAAATTATAAAAAAATAGGTACTGTAAAAAGTATTATTAGAAATAATAATAATGATATTTTAGTAATTGTAAATAAAAAAATTAATAAAAAAAAAGAAATTTTAATTCCTTTTATAAATAATATTTTTATAAAAAAAATTTATAAAAAAAATAAAATTATTATTATCAACAAAAAAAATTTACTTTAAAAAAAATTATGATCAGTTTCAATATAATTACAATTTTTCCTAAAATATTTAAAAATTTTAAAAAATATGGAATTTTAAAAAAAGCAATTAATAAAAAAATTATTGAAATTAAATGCTGGAATCTTAGAAAATTTACAAAATATAAAAGAAAAAAAATTGATTATAGACCTTATGGAGGAGGTCCAGGTATGATTATGTGTGCTAGTCCAATTAAAAAAGCAATAAAACAGATAAAAAAAAAAAATAAAAAAAAATTAAAAGTTATATATTTATCTCCTCAAGGAAAAAAAATAAATACAAAAAATTTAATAAAAATTTTAAAAATTAATAAAAAATTTATTCTATTATGTGGAAGATATGAAGGAATTGATGAAAGAATAATAAAACAAGAAATTGATGAAGAATGGTCTATTGGAGATTATATACTAACAGGAGGAGAACTAGCTGCAATGGTTTTTATAGATGCGATTTCAAGGCTTATTCCAGGAGTATTAAATAAAAAAAGTTTTAGTGAAGAATCTTTTTTTAATGGATTATTAGACTATCCTCAATATACGTACCCTAGAGTATTCAACGGAGAAAAAGTTCCAAAAATATTATTATCCGGCAATCATAAAAAAATAAGATTATGGAGATTAAAAAAATCTTTAATAAAAACAAAATCTAAAAGACCAGATTTATTAAAATTAAAAAAATTAAATTCTGAAGAAAAAAAAATAATAAAAGATATTTAAATTATTTAAAAAAATAAGATAAATATTAAAATATTAAAAAGTGAAAAAAATGCAAAAAATTATTGAAAAAATTGAAAAACAACAAATGTTAAAAAAAATCCCTAATTTTAGATCTGGAGATACTGTTGAAGTTCAAGTATGGGTTTTAGAAGGTACAAAAAAAAGACTTCAATCTTTTGAAGGAACATTAATAGCTATAAAAAATAGAGGTATAAATTCATCTTTTTGTGTAAGAAAAATATCCAATAACGAAGGAATAGAAAGAGTTTTTCAAACATATTCTAAAAATATTGAAAAAATTTTTATTAAAAGAAAAGGAAATGTAAGGAAATCAAAATTGTATTATATTAGATCTAGATCAGGAAAAGCAGCAAGAATTAAAGAAAGATTATAAGTTTGTTAAAATTTTATAAATTATTTAAAAAATAATTTATAAAAAAGCAGTCATAAAATAAAAATTGTGACTGCATAAATATAAAATATAAATTTTAAAAAAATAAAATTTATGCTCCTCCTCCAATTGTTAATTTATCTATTTTTATAGTTGGTTGACCTACACAAACAGGAATACTTTGCCCTTCTTTTATACAAGTTCCTGTTCCTGAATCCATTTTTAAATCATTTCCTACCATTGAAATGGAATTCATAATTTTTATTCCAGATCCAATTAAAGTAACTTTTTTTATTGGATATAAAATTTTTCCTTTACAAATCAAATAAGATTCTAATGTAGAAAAAACAAATTCTCCAGTAATTATATCGACTTGTCCTCCACTAAAATTAACAGCATAAATTCCATAATCGATACTTTCAATAATTTCTTTAAAGTTAGAAGTTCCTGATAACATGTATGTATTTGTCATTCTAGGATATGGTAAATGGGCATAAGATTGCCTTCTTCCATTACCAGTAATGTTTAAGCCCATTAAAAATGAATTAAATTTGTCTTGCATATATTTTTTTAATATACCATTTTTAATTAAAACATTTTTCATTCCAGAAATTCCTTCATCATCTATATTAACAGAACCTATAGCATTTTTTAAAGTTCCATTATCTACTATTGTGCATAATTTTGAAGCTACTTTAGATCCCATTTTATTTGAAAAATTTGATATTTTTTTTCTGTTAAAATCTCCTTCTAAACCATGCCCTACTGCTTCATGTAATAAGACTCCAGGCCATCCAGAACCTAAAACTACTGGATATGTTCCAGATGGAGCTGTTTTAGCTGACAAATTTAGAATCGCTATTCTACAAGCTTCTTTAGACCAATGTTGTAATAAAGTTTCCTTTAAATTATTTTTAGAAAAAAAATAATCATATAAATTTCTAGATCCTCCTCCACTTAAACCAATTTCACTTCTTCCTTTATTTTCAGCTAAAACTTCAATGGAAACATTAACTAAAGGTCTAATATCAGCGCTAAAAATTCCATCAGTAGATGCCACTAGTACATATTCATATGATCCAAACAATTTTGCTCTTACTTGAACAATTTTTGAGCTATAAGATCTACTTGTAAAATCAATAATTTTTAATATATTTATTTTTTTATTATTAGATAAATTATCTAAAGGATTTTTATAACCATAAAAATAATTTCTTTTTTTTAATGAAATTATAGGTTTAATAATTATTTTTTTTGAAGATTTATTACAATCAAAAACATTTTTTAAAGATTTAGAAAGATCTGTTAAACTATCTAAAGTAATCTCATTTGAATAAGAAAATCCTATTTTTTTTTTATAAATTATTCTCATACCAATTCCTTGATCAATATTATAACTTCCATTTTTTATAATAGAATCTTCTAAAACCCAAGATTCACTATTTTTAAATTGAAAATATATATCAGAATAATTTATTTTACTTGATGAAAAATCTGAAAGAACTGAAAAAATGTCTTCTTCTTTAATCTTATTTTTATCTAATAATTCATTTTTTACAATATTTAAAATCATATATTTTGTCTCCTAAAAAATAATAATTATAAATAAATTTAAAAATTTAATATAATAATTAAATGCTATACTCTTCATTTAATATTTTATATAACTTATAATTTTATAAAAATTAAATAAAATAATTATAATAATTCATAATATACTTATATACTATACATTTGATAATAATAAAAAATTTATTTATAAAAATTACTATGAAAAAAAAATTTAATATACTAATA
Proteins encoded in this window:
- the rplM gene encoding 50S ribosomal protein L13, which codes for MKSFMSNKKIIKKKWYCINASGKILGRLSSFVASYLKGKHRITYTPHVDTGDFIIIINASKIVVTGNKYFKKIYYRNTGYPGGLKSLKYFELFKKNPKKILEYSIKGMLPKNTLGRSMFKKLKVYSGNFHKHEAQNPIFLKF
- a CDS encoding chorismate mutase, with product MKNKKILKKLRLIINSIDKKILQLIIDRNIVIKKIILEKNKINYPIRDLDREKKLINKIKKTIKKNKLDEKYIIKIFKLLIKYSISQQKKFNHKNNK
- a CDS encoding prephenate dehydratase domain-containing protein, which translates into the protein MKKTFSFLGPIGSYSYYALKKYLFKKNNKNKKKINIKAYFSFYKIVKSILNYKSDYAILPIKNNSSGIIIETQKLIKKNKLKIIHTFKKKIKHCILSTKKNILLSDIKILYSHKQPILQCQKFIKKKLKIKKFFYTNSSTIAMKTIKKLNLKKIAAIGNKKGGKKYQLHSIQNNISDKKKNITKFVIVSI
- the ffh gene encoding signal recognition particle protein codes for the protein MFQHLTQVLSQTIKNISNKGRITHQDIKQTLRKIRIALLESDVSLIVIKKLINKIKKKCIGNIINNSLTPGQEFIKIFKNELIKIIGKNYKPLNISKSSLSIFLILGLQGSGKTTTTAKLAKFILENNKKKKILLTSIDTFRPAAIKQLEILSTKISIDFFKLKHINNPKKILKSSIKYAKIHSYDLLIIDTSGRLHINKKLMKEISEIYKISKPDETLLILDSLIGQDSINIIKKFNQTIPISGSILTKVDGNSRMGIALSLTYLTNIPIKFVGNGEKLENIEKFKSQRIVSKILGMGDVLSIIESIEKKVDKKYLKKLNTKIKKTNNFDLNDFLNQINQIKKIGGIKNFISKLPLLSNITQNKMYNLSEKHLKQMKSIIFSMTENERKYPNIIKGSRKKRIALGSGNTIQNVNKLLKQFKEIKNLMKRTKKIGILGLFNKIKNLIPK
- the rpsP gene encoding 30S ribosomal protein S16, whose translation is MIKIRLARHGSKKKPFYKIMVADQRYSRNGRFIEKIGFFDPFVKNKNKKFYIKIKKVEKWIKKGAQLSKRTKFILKNFKKINNLI
- the rimM gene encoding ribosome maturation factor RimM (Essential for efficient processing of 16S rRNA) is translated as MKNFLIIGKLGSSHGILGWIKCFSYTEKKKNIFSYRPWYINKKKIYVNNWKKKKNFFFIKIKNINTRNKSDKLKNFFIYIKKKKLKKLKKNEYYWNEIINFKVLDKNYKKIGTVKSIIRNNNNDILVIVNKKINKKKEILIPFINNIFIKKIYKKNKIIIINKKNLL
- the trmD gene encoding tRNA (guanosine(37)-N1)-methyltransferase TrmD; translated protein: MISFNIITIFPKIFKNFKKYGILKKAINKKIIEIKCWNLRKFTKYKRKKIDYRPYGGGPGMIMCASPIKKAIKQIKKKNKKKLKVIYLSPQGKKINTKNLIKILKINKKFILLCGRYEGIDERIIKQEIDEEWSIGDYILTGGELAAMVFIDAISRLIPGVLNKKSFSEESFFNGLLDYPQYTYPRVFNGEKVPKILLSGNHKKIRLWRLKKSLIKTKSKRPDLLKLKKLNSEEKKIIKDI
- the rplS gene encoding 50S ribosomal protein L19 — encoded protein: MQKIIEKIEKQQMLKKIPNFRSGDTVEVQVWVLEGTKKRLQSFEGTLIAIKNRGINSSFCVRKISNNEGIERVFQTYSKNIEKIFIKRKGNVRKSKLYYIRSRSGKAARIKERL
- the tldD gene encoding metalloprotease TldD, translating into MILNIVKNELLDKNKIKEEDIFSVLSDFSSSKINYSDIYFQFKNSESWVLEDSIIKNGSYNIDQGIGMRIIYKKKIGFSYSNEITLDSLTDLSKSLKNVFDCNKSSKKIIIKPIISLKKRNYFYGYKNPLDNLSNNKKINILKIIDFTSRSYSSKIVQVRAKLFGSYEYVLVASTDGIFSADIRPLVNVSIEVLAENKGRSEIGLSGGGSRNLYDYFFSKNNLKETLLQHWSKEACRIAILNLSAKTAPSGTYPVVLGSGWPGVLLHEAVGHGLEGDFNRKKISNFSNKMGSKVASKLCTIVDNGTLKNAIGSVNIDDEGISGMKNVLIKNGILKKYMQDKFNSFLMGLNITGNGRRQSYAHLPYPRMTNTYMLSGTSNFKEIIESIDYGIYAVNFSGGQVDIITGEFVFSTLESYLICKGKILYPIKKVTLIGSGIKIMNSISMVGNDLKMDSGTGTCIKEGQSIPVCVGQPTIKIDKLTIGGGA